A genomic segment from Aspergillus chevalieri M1 DNA, chromosome 7, nearly complete sequence encodes:
- a CDS encoding uncharacterized protein (COG:S;~EggNog:ENOG410Q03F), which yields MENTPTTATTTATTTTRPWDPTAPSLLWAHELRRENIHLLNQLSTTQSDLSKTTHALSTLQQTVSSLERTVQDLCARSENHAEAKADAEADARVALERRVTELEGGVNARLDELGVVVEGARWENRRLEGLVDGVKGEWERKLEGAVGMVRGDMRDIVRAEACRVVEEVVGKAMEGLQCGGSCRRGADTNMGDFSNKDMDIVPDSMPRERQVVSSGQDHDTSLQTLSQSTLGSSNFSDAGDQPFHARNYLQKTEPDPDEADYSMIKQDGRSLSEYFSLTEAGRGQLPPRKREGRIVEAFVAGLDDVDVRGCLEKRLDEEGWMWGVVTTVVQGIVKEREASRQTKRSNYKSKKRRCIPIVPVDEEDLLYN from the exons ATGGAAAacacaccaacaacagcaacaacaacagcaacaacaaccacacgGCCCTGGGACCCAACTGCCCCCTCCCTCCTCTGGGCCCACGAACTCCGCCGCGAAAACATCCACCTCCTCAACCAACTCTCCACCACCCAATCCGACCTCTCCAAAACAACACACGCTTTATCTACCCTCCAACAAACCGTCTCCTCCCTGGAAAGGACAGTGCAGGACCTCTGCGCGCGATCTGAAAACCACGCTGAAGCTAAGGCTGACGCTGAGGCTGACGCGCGCGTGGCACTGGAACGAAGAGTTACGGAGCTGGAAGGCGGTGTTAATGCGCGGCTGGATGAGTTGGGAGTGGTCGTTGAGGGGGCTCGGTGGGAGAATAGGAGGTTGGAGGGTTTGGTTGATGGGGTGAAAGGGGAGTGGGAGAGAAAGCTGGAGGGCGCTGTTGGGATGGTTAGGGGAGATATGAGGGATATCGTGAGGGCGGAGGCCTGCAGGGTTGTGGAGGAGGTAGTGGGTAAGGCTATGGAGGGGCTGCAGTGTGGTGGGAGTTGTAGGAGAG GTGCGGATACGAACATGGGCGACTTCTCTAACAAGGATATGGATATCGTGCCTGACTCGATGCCTAGAGAGAGGCAGGTCGTGTCGTCGGGGCAGGATCATGATACCTCTCTACAGACGCTTTCGCAGAGTACGCTTGGGAGTTCGAACTTTAGCGATGCTGGAGATCAGCCGTTCCATGCTCGCAATTATCTTCAAAAGACGGAGCCGGATCCAGATGAAGCTGACTATAGCATGATAAAGCAGGATGGACGAAGTTTGTCGGAGTACTTCTCGTTGACGGAGGCTGGTCGGGGTCAATTGCCGCCTAGGAAGAGGGAGGGTAGGATTGTGGAGGCGTTTGTGGCTGGGCTTGATGATGTGGATGTTAGGGGATGTCTGGAGAAGCggttggatgaggaggggtgGATGTGGGGTGTTGTGACGACGGTTGTGCAGGGTATTGTTAAAGAACGCGAGGCTTCTCGACAGACGAAGCGGTCTAATTATAAGAGCAAGAAACGGAGGTGCATTCCCATCGTGCCagtggatgaggaggatctCTTGTACAACTAA
- a CDS encoding fumarylacetoacetate hydrolase family protein (COG:Q;~EggNog:ENOG410PGIV;~InterPro:IPR011234,IPR036663;~PFAM:PF01557;~go_function: GO:0003824 - catalytic activity [Evidence IEA]) yields MASAIRANCRKVICIGRNYADHITELKNTKPKQPFFFLKPSSSILCPGEGPVLRPRGTNLHYEVELALVMGKSVRDLDPQDDKGALDAIQSYLLAIDMTARNVQDEAKKKGLPWTIAKGFDTFLPVSQEIAKSRIPDPHNAFLRLSVGSEQRQADSSSLMLYRIPRLMAEISRVMTLEKGDLVLTGTPKGVGEVKSGDVMRASIEVDGKEIEEGKIDVEVKDREGRYEYSET; encoded by the exons ATGGCATCCGCTATCAGAGCCAATTGCAGGAAAGTCATCTGCATCGGTAGAAACTATGC CGACCACATCACAGAACTAAAAAACACCAAACCAAAGcaacctttttttttcctcaaGCCCTCGTCCTCGATCCTGTGTCCTGGCGAAGGACCCGTCCTGCGTCCCCGCGGAACAAACCTGCACTATGAGGTGGAATTGGCGCTGGTTATGGGCAAGTCGGTGCGGGATTTGGATCCGCAGGATGATAAGGGGGCTCTTGATGCGATTCAGA GTTATCTCCTCGCAATCGACATGACCGCCCGGAACGTCCAGGACGAAGCGAAGAAAAAGGGTCTGCCGTGGACTATCGCAAAGGGCTTTGATACGTTCCTTCCTGTTTCGCAGGAGATTGCTAAATCGCGCATTCCGGACCCGCATAATGCGTTCCTGAGGTTGAGTGTTGGGTCGGAGCAGCGCCAGGCGGACTCGTCGAGTCTCATGCTCTATCGGATTCCTAGGCTTATGGCGGAGATTTCGCGCGTTATGACGCTGGAGAAGGGTGATTTGGTGCTCACTGGTACGCCTAAGGGTGTTGGGGAGGTTAAGTCTGGGGATGTTATGAGGGCTTCGATTGAGGTTGATGGGAAGGAGATCGAGGAGGGGAAGATTGATGTTGAGGTCAAGGATCGTGAGGGACGGTACGAGTACAGTGAGACCTAG
- a CDS encoding uncharacterized protein (COG:S;~EggNog:ENOG410PZ84), with product MQVAEILSDLTSLRVCDHTDALTLVTVNERLPARTPSQEAQSQSQNRDSNQDLRRAKELVDLHRELKTRHANGTVDEDLARARENVQKVLKEVSYNGEGIDERAWDMAF from the exons ATGCAAGTCGCAGAGATCCTCTCAGACCTAACCTCCCTACGCGTGTGT GACCACACCGACGCCCTCACCCTGGTCACCGTCAACGAGCGACTCCCTGCGCGCACACCCTCCCAAGAAGCCCAATCGCAATCCCAGAATCGTGACAGCAACCAAGACCTCCGACGCGCAAAGGAATTAGTAGATTTGCATCGCGAGCTCAAAACGAGACATGCGAATGGGACTGTGGATGAGGACTTGGCGAGGGCGAGGGAGAATGTGCAGAAGGTTTTGAAGGAGGTCAGTTATAATGGGGAGGGGATTGATGAGAGGGCTTGGGATATGGCGTTTTAG
- a CDS encoding PWI domain-containing protein (COG:A;~EggNog:ENOG410PNXE;~InterPro:IPR002483,IPR036483;~PFAM:PF01480;~go_process: GO:0006397 - mRNA processing [Evidence IEA]), with product MASVDAKLLRQTKFPPEFSRKVDMTKVNIEVMKKWIAGKISEILGNEDDVVIELCFNLLEGSRYPDVKSLQIQLTGFLDKDTGKFCKELWSLCLSAQENPQGVPKELLEAKKLELIQEKIEAEKAAEESQRQKEQERIRERELQDLRQRERFDRGRGGRRGGGRGGRDFDRRPFRDNRSPPRRRSRDRFREPPRREFDSYVPSGFRRGRRPSRSVSRSPSRTPSSSRSPPRRRRRSVSSSPSPERGDRRRTRRRSPSRSVSRSDSSRSRSPKRDRRRRSFSRNSSRSRSPPPHRHRRNASYSRSRSRSRSRSRLGSRSLSRESDDRRRKSDARTHKRETTADIGKARSRDNRRLSRSRDRDGGRRRRYSTSSSHSRSRGRTRTPSSSPRLSESRSRSPRRDRDHDRKRRRSLQRYTPAARRRRNSSSVSVPTEKRQRLTDEDEGPAKQPPPANRSSSADKEMKDADEVGE from the exons ATGGCAAGCGTGGATGCGAAGCTGCTCCGGCAGACCAAATTTCCCCCGGAATTCAGCCGGAAGGTGGATATGACCAAGGTGAATATTGAGGTTATGAAGAA GTGGATCGCCGGGAAGATCTCTGAGATTCTTGGGAATGAGGACGATGTGGTGATTGAGCTTTGCTTTAATCTTCTCGAGGGTTCTCGTTAT CCAGATGTAAAATCGCTGCAGATTCAACTCACCGGGTTTCTGGATAAGGATACGGGCAAGTTCTGCAAGGAGCTCTGGTCTCTATGTCTGAGTGCCCAGGAGAATCCTCAAGGCGTTCCCAAGGAGCTTCTAGAGGCGAAGAAGCTCGAGCTTATACAAGAGAAG ATCGAAGCCGAAAAAGCAGCCGAAGAGTCCCAACGCCAGAAAGAGCAAGAGCGCATACGTGAACGCGAGCTACAAGATCTTCGACAGAGGGAACGATTCGATCGCGGCAGAGGAGGGAGACGAGGTGGTGGTCGCGGGGGCCGGGACTTTGATAGACGCCCGTTCAGAGACAACAGATCACCACCCCGGCGGCGCAGCCGAGACCGTTTCCGTGAACCTCCTAGGCGAGAGTTTGATTCCTACGTTCCGTCAGGGTTTCGTAGAGGTCGTCGGCCGTCGCGGTCGGTCAGCCGCTCTCCTTCTCGGACACCGTCTTCGTCGAGGTCCCCGCCGCGGAGACGTCGTCGGTCAGTTAGCAGCTCCCCGTCTCCGGAGCGAGGAGATCGCAGAAGGACAAGGAGACGCAGTCCGTCCAGGTCTGTTAGTCGCAGTGATTCATCGCGTTCGCGTTCGCCCAAGAGAGACCGAAGGAGGCGATCCTTCTCCCGCAATTCGTCGCGCTCGCGCTCGCCGCCTCCCCATCGCCATAGGAGGAACGCTTCATATTCGAGATCGAGATCGAGGTCGAGGTCGAGGTCGAGGTTGGGATCTAGGTCACTGTCTCGGGAGTCAGATGATAGACGGAGAAAATCTGATGCAAGAACACATAAGAGAGAGACAACGGCTGATATTGGAAAGGCCCGCTCCCGTGATAACCGCCGCTTGAGCCGCAGCAGAGACCGCGACGGCGGTCGCAGACGTCGATAttccaccagcagcagccacaGTCGCAGTCGAGGCCGGACACGCACACCCAGCAGCAGCCCGAGACTGTCTGAGTCTCGCAGCCGCAGTCCAAGAAGGGACCGAGATCATGATCGCAAGAGACGCCGTTCTCTTCAAAGATATACCCCCGCCGCACGAAGACGGCGAAACTCGTCATCTGTATCCGTCCCCACTGAAAAGCGCCAGAGGTTGACTGATGAAGACGAGGGACCTGCCAAACAACCGCCACCTGCAAACCGCTCGAGCTCGGCTGAcaaagagatgaaggatGCCGATGAGGTGGGTGAATGA